The following is a genomic window from Nymphaea colorata isolate Beijing-Zhang1983 chromosome 3, ASM883128v2, whole genome shotgun sequence.
TTTTAAAAGTAATGTCTTATTTATATCCCGATTATTGAGAAAAAGGTTGTGAGCAAGAATTTCGTTTGCTTAGATAAAAAGGGATCGACTTGAGATACTTAAGTTGAAAATGATCGAAGGTCAGGTCTAACCCATTACCATATTCGATTAAACTTGAAGCCTATGTAATTGGATTCAGACGTATACTTAGATTCGGATACCATTTTTATGAAACCAAATTTGGATTCGGCAAGTATAAGGTCTGACCTTCATATGTAAACAAGTTGGATCAAGTATCGGATCCCAGTTTACTATGAATTTCACATCGGATTGGTCATCGGGTACACCCGATGCATTTACCTACCCTGTATACACCAAAAGCTAAGTTACAGAGCTTGACCCTAACCACCTATATGATGAAAATGTGTACTACATTTCTTAAGTTTTGTATCCAAGGTGATATAGAATGAAACGCAGCAACCATATTTTAGAAGTGGTGTCTTTGCTTCTCAGACCGTGTCTCCTGAACTCAGAGAAGTATTGGGATTCTGaaacttaattcaataaacCAGCAAATTTGGACCCACAAATGCTTGTTAGCTGGTTAGGTTAACTCAAAATCGTGAGCAAGTTAATAATCAGAACGCATTGCTTCTTCTACAAGGTGGAAAGTGAAAATCATTATATCAGGACGTGGATAATATGCAGCTAAAAATCGAACGCGTCATTGGAACTACGATCTGAGAATCCTTAACGGGGCAATCTCCGGCAAACATACGAGCCATGAAATTCCCTTCAACTGCGTAAATCTCCTACCCTTCCACGACCATTCCCGTTGCCCATTTGGGGTTTTCATCGATCGGCAATGGCAGAGGGCTCTTCGTGTTCACACTTCGCAATGCTGGTGGGTATCGGGTTATTTATCAATTTTCTtcgtttttcttcaaaattgagGATACCCacaacttcttttttatcaatCTCCCTTAAATCTTTTGATTTCAGGGAAACAACAAGGAATACGGAGGCGACGCTGGTTGGGTGGAGGCCCGCAGATTCTGCGAACACCTCAACACTTTGTCCTCCGATCTTCTTCACATCCCTCCCCCTCAGTCTTCTTGCTCCAGGTATCCTCCGTTCTCCGACTCTTCgtttgctttttgcttttttctttgccCATTCTTTTCGATACTTTTCCCTTTAGAGTAGATAGCAGGAGTAGATACCAGAAATCAGCCGTCCTCtcgattttctttttatgtgtgCTAACAGATAATAAGGTATAAACCCTGTTGGAAGAACGTTTCTCGTTCCTGTTGCTAAATGCTATAGAGGCGGCCAAAATAAGGGGAAAATGTACCGGAGGTTGTCTGTTAGGCTATTTCCCGACCCATGCGAGAATTTTTAGTTTCCTTACGGAGCTTGTTCTTAACTTATTGGATGGACGGGGAACATCAACATCTTACCTTGGATTAGATTGAAGTACGGAGAAATATCTCATCGTACGACATTGGAAAGGGAATGCAACTTCTTTTTCCAGATCAAGAGTTTGGATTTCTGTATCTCCAGAGTTGGCTTGATGTAGAGACGTAATTAGTTTCCTTATTGTTTGCACGAATAATGACAGAACTGTATTCATATGCAGCATGCTTATCAGATATTAGCTATTTTTCTATAACTGCGACGGTTACCAGGGTCAACTATTGGTTGTATAACTGCAGatgatttgtatatattctATGTTTGTTTAGGTTTCCTGTTACACCCATAAGGTTCGACATCTACTCctgttttctcttccttctcttctgtTATGTGAATGGCGTTATGATTTACTTCTTTGTTGTTAGTAGGAGTTGTCATAGGGTCAATCTTATTTCAGGTGTGAGAATCCGTCTGAGAATTGGTTGTGCCTTGGTTGCAAGGGTGTCTTCTGTAGTCGGTTCGTGAACAAACACATGGTTGAGCATTTTCAGAATACGAGTCACTGTCTTGCACTTAGTTACAGGTACGAAAAATGCCGTTTGTTTTATTTCATTGGCCTTACTGTAACATGAtctgttcatattttttttgcagTGACCTTTCTGTCTGGTGCTATCTTTGTGATGCATATCTAGATGCTCACTTTATTTTGGAGCTCCGACCTGTTTATGAGACTGTTTATCTCTTGAAATTCAACGAGAGGCCGCCGGTTCAGGCGATGGGATTTGAACTAGGTGCAGCAGATTCTGATGCTCAGAAGTCTTGCAATGACAAAGGTAGTGGCCCATCAAATTCGACCTGTAATTATTGAACCTCAACGAAGTGGATTGAATCAAGCTTAGTATTTGAATTTATAGTACCGGTTGTGGATAGTGGACAGACGAAGATCTGAATTATTTTATGCAAGGAAACTCTTAATGGTGCATCATAACTTGGTAATTGTATGATATGATACACGGCATCTGCGTCATGGTTGTAATGTGTTCTAACAATGAGCTCCTCTACTCCTATTATCTTTGTTAGCGTACTTGCGGATTTGGGTAGTAGCTGAAACTGATTAAGTGAAGCAAGCATCATGAGCCTTGCAAATGGtgtcctctctctccctctctctttgtggcAATGAGCACCACCGCAAGGGATTGGATTGACCATGTGGATCATGGTCTTGGATTTTCAGATCACCACGCGAAGCAGGAAGACTTGCATGGTGAGCTTTTCTTTCTCCATGCTGAGGCCTCCTGTTCTCACCGGCTATTCCTTTGTTTACAGGGAAAATGTTCTCTTTGTTTCATTTT
Proteins encoded in this region:
- the LOC116251000 gene encoding uncharacterized protein LOC116251000, encoding MAEGSSCSHFAMLGNNKEYGGDAGWVEARRFCEHLNTLSSDLLHIPPPQSSCSRCENPSENWLCLGCKGVFCSRFVNKHMVEHFQNTSHCLALSYSDLSVWCYLCDAYLDAHFILELRPVYETVYLLKFNERPPVQAMGFELGAADSDAQKSCNDKGSGPSNSTCNY